The following proteins come from a genomic window of Synechococcus sp. BIOS-E4-1:
- a CDS encoding DUF4278 domain-containing protein encodes MTLTYRGQKYTQNTVAKSTVRPELVYRGQKVTR; translated from the coding sequence ATGACACTGACCTATCGCGGCCAGAAGTACACGCAGAACACCGTTGCCAAAAGCACCGTGCGTCCTGAACTCGTGTACCGGGGCCAGAAAGTGACCAGATGA
- a CDS encoding DUF4114 domain-containing protein: protein MALVYSEWAGPLLDTINADIANTSTLASSLLTAIVYGADLFGDEAKFLTGNFGFDGYMGVPGLMGANAEQAAAEFNVAWQSVDPALNPSLRALTSAASLVGASGTFSTKMLLADTMPLVFSFPVLPSSLDADGSDFEVTLSDGTTVTPQIAGLLPNLEHNERQTVVIEGDFGNRTTPGSPGARYPTSVTIVNDGTPLQMIGKSGPVNAVGLSIDSSNSYMAGNGPRLVSAKLNRYSDLGEGGPVGVGASSQHNSGSDSYGDQAQYRLRLYTSAGFSPDGIASLMPDDFSRFFQLKATTQSGENITITETGVTYAIGGRGTISVVGLADLAPAGTPVNAAYVEDHDNYYDVILEGDLNAIKALSAVRMPSGNGYSAVYNPGGPGNSPDAPGAAPGPFTVPSQDHSIPISFDLDGARQVTFVETDGAVLRNPWNLQPVGRLLGTAVEDTLTGQTILAYIDPQDRRFYSSFEASSSTSTDLPGRRTQLSAIDLVDIREVDAPNGVTVSGSFSRSAADDSILQWYSVSDDEGTVVDPLRGSILKPGEPGYAEAASRRADLISDNTLELANSKIAPFSITLESGSIYAPLITNQTSGDQYFAFAAANADGFAHYTGFGANGWGMEDGYGGGDRDYDDLVVRFSLGV from the coding sequence ATGGCGCTTGTTTACAGCGAGTGGGCCGGTCCGCTGCTCGACACCATCAACGCCGACATCGCCAACACATCGACACTGGCGTCGAGTCTGCTCACAGCAATCGTCTACGGAGCTGATCTGTTCGGGGACGAAGCCAAGTTTCTGACCGGCAACTTCGGCTTCGACGGATACATGGGCGTTCCAGGGCTGATGGGTGCCAATGCAGAACAGGCGGCTGCGGAATTCAATGTGGCCTGGCAAAGCGTTGATCCGGCTCTGAACCCATCACTCAGGGCACTCACATCCGCCGCGAGCCTGGTGGGTGCAAGCGGCACCTTCTCCACCAAAATGCTGCTCGCTGACACCATGCCACTGGTGTTCAGCTTTCCCGTTCTGCCCTCGTCCCTGGATGCCGACGGCAGTGACTTTGAGGTGACCCTCAGTGACGGCACAACGGTGACTCCCCAGATCGCAGGCCTGTTGCCGAACCTCGAGCACAACGAGCGCCAGACTGTCGTGATCGAAGGTGATTTCGGCAATCGAACCACCCCTGGAAGTCCCGGTGCCCGGTACCCGACATCGGTGACGATCGTCAACGACGGCACACCGCTGCAAATGATTGGCAAATCAGGGCCGGTGAACGCCGTTGGGCTGTCGATCGACAGCAGCAACTCCTACATGGCAGGCAACGGTCCTCGACTGGTGTCCGCGAAGCTCAATCGGTACAGCGATCTGGGAGAGGGCGGACCCGTCGGTGTCGGTGCTTCATCACAACACAACAGTGGCTCAGATTCCTACGGCGATCAGGCTCAGTATCGGTTGAGGCTGTACACCAGCGCGGGTTTTTCACCCGACGGCATCGCGAGCCTGATGCCGGATGACTTCAGCCGGTTTTTCCAGCTGAAGGCAACCACGCAAAGCGGTGAGAACATCACGATCACTGAAACGGGAGTGACCTACGCCATCGGTGGTCGGGGCACGATCAGCGTGGTTGGCCTTGCTGATCTGGCACCGGCAGGCACTCCTGTGAATGCGGCTTATGTCGAGGACCATGACAACTACTACGACGTCATTCTTGAAGGTGATCTGAATGCCATCAAGGCACTCAGTGCCGTGCGCATGCCATCCGGGAATGGCTACAGCGCTGTGTACAACCCGGGTGGGCCCGGCAACAGTCCCGATGCGCCCGGTGCCGCTCCGGGACCCTTCACCGTGCCCAGCCAGGACCACAGCATTCCGATCAGCTTCGATCTGGACGGTGCCAGACAGGTCACCTTTGTGGAGACCGATGGTGCTGTGCTGCGCAATCCCTGGAATCTTCAACCGGTGGGTCGGCTGTTGGGAACGGCTGTCGAAGACACGCTCACAGGACAAACAATTCTGGCTTACATCGATCCGCAGGACCGGCGCTTCTACAGCAGTTTCGAGGCGTCATCCTCAACATCAACGGATCTTCCAGGCCGAAGAACCCAGCTGTCAGCCATTGATCTAGTCGATATCAGGGAGGTCGATGCGCCGAATGGTGTAACTGTCTCAGGATCATTTAGTCGATCAGCTGCAGACGACTCCATTCTTCAGTGGTATTCCGTCAGCGACGACGAGGGCACGGTGGTGGATCCACTGAGAGGATCAATTCTCAAACCCGGCGAGCCTGGATATGCCGAAGCAGCAAGCCGCCGCGCCGATCTGATCAGCGACAACACCCTGGAGTTGGCCAACTCCAAGATCGCTCCCTTCAGCATCACCCTGGAGAGCGGCTCAATTTATGCACCGCTGATCACCAACCAGACAAGTGGTGATCAATACTTTGCCTTTGCCGCGGCCAATGCCGACGGGTTTGCGCACTACACCGGATTCGGCGCCAATGGATGGGGCATGGAGGATGGCTACGGAGGCGGTGATCGCGACTACGACGATCTGGTTGTGCGTTTCAGCCTGGGAGTCTGA
- a CDS encoding alpha-hydroxy acid oxidase, which yields MTVSSELRDALCTEDLWRRMRKRVPPIVSEYFVGGADEEITLKGNVKAFQQTVLNVRGATRFETLDTSTTVLGHELAVPWYISPVGSLRTIYPKGDAVAARVAGNFGTVMGLSTLSGTRMEEVAAASSKQCWFQLYLCGGRDTALRAINRAKKAGFTALFLTIDTGVSGQRRVHERMKPLQALHPWEGLSGNERLQWILRRLQLAPQMSTRLPWLTDLLGDEGVMRFVNIIDDKGEPMPFTDIGSQLASSAVTWADFEWIREAWGRDRPIIIKGVHCADDAKRAEDVGANAVVWSNHGGRQMDRVPPTLHMVQSEMPKLSGSGLTFLMDGGIRCGTDILIAMSHGIQAVGIGRAMVAGLGAGGEAGLTRSFEILREGLERGMRLTGVGSVDEIRSMGADLRCECLLQGDSHLPPFVY from the coding sequence ATGACAGTCAGCTCTGAATTGCGGGATGCGCTGTGTACTGAGGACCTCTGGAGACGGATGCGCAAACGGGTGCCTCCGATCGTTTCTGAATATTTCGTGGGTGGCGCCGATGAGGAGATCACCCTCAAAGGCAATGTGAAGGCCTTTCAGCAAACGGTTCTCAACGTGCGCGGCGCCACACGCTTCGAGACCCTCGACACCAGCACGACCGTTCTGGGCCATGAGCTGGCGGTTCCCTGGTACATCTCTCCCGTTGGAAGCCTGCGAACCATCTATCCCAAAGGTGATGCGGTGGCGGCCCGCGTCGCCGGCAATTTCGGCACTGTGATGGGCCTTTCAACCCTCTCCGGGACACGCATGGAGGAGGTGGCCGCAGCATCATCGAAACAGTGCTGGTTTCAGCTCTATCTCTGCGGAGGACGGGACACTGCCCTGCGTGCGATCAACCGCGCCAAAAAGGCGGGTTTCACCGCACTGTTCCTCACCATCGACACGGGTGTCTCCGGCCAGAGGCGGGTCCATGAACGGATGAAACCACTGCAGGCCCTGCATCCCTGGGAAGGGCTCAGCGGCAATGAACGACTGCAATGGATCCTGCGACGGCTGCAGCTGGCGCCTCAGATGTCCACGCGGCTGCCCTGGCTCACGGACCTTCTCGGCGATGAGGGTGTGATGCGGTTCGTGAACATCATCGATGACAAAGGCGAACCGATGCCCTTCACGGACATTGGGTCTCAGCTGGCCTCATCCGCCGTGACCTGGGCAGATTTCGAGTGGATTCGCGAGGCCTGGGGGAGGGATCGTCCGATCATCATCAAAGGCGTTCACTGCGCCGACGATGCCAAACGTGCCGAGGACGTCGGAGCCAATGCCGTGGTCTGGTCCAACCACGGGGGCCGGCAGATGGACCGGGTTCCACCGACACTGCACATGGTTCAGAGCGAAATGCCCAAGCTGAGCGGCTCCGGGCTCACGTTTCTGATGGATGGAGGGATCCGTTGCGGCACCGACATCCTCATTGCCATGAGCCATGGAATTCAGGCAGTGGGCATCGGTCGGGCCATGGTTGCCGGTCTCGGAGCAGGCGGAGAGGCAGGTCTCACACGCAGTTTCGAGATCCTGCGGGAAGGGCTTGAGAGAGGGATGCGTCTGACCGGGGTGGGCTCAGTCGATGAGATTCGCTCCATGGGCGCAGATCTTCGTTGTGAATGCCTGCTCCAGGGAGACAGCCATTTACCTCCCTTCGTGTACTGA
- a CDS encoding SDR family oxidoreductase — translation MVTHLVTGANRGIGLAYCQQLHARGDRVIAVCRQSSGELDALGVRVESGIELTSPDSIAALVNGLAGQQLDTVILNAGMLQSMGLSDLDPAGIRQQFEVNALAPLLLARDLIPLMPEGSKLVLMTSRMGSIEDNSSGGSYGYRMSKVALNIAGKSLAVDLQSRGIAVAILHPGLVKTRMVRYNPNGISPAESVKGLLARIDELNLKNSGGFWHANGSVLPW, via the coding sequence TTGGTGACTCATCTCGTGACCGGTGCCAACAGGGGCATTGGTCTTGCCTATTGCCAACAGCTCCACGCCCGTGGAGACAGGGTGATCGCGGTCTGTCGTCAGTCCAGCGGTGAACTGGATGCCCTTGGCGTGCGTGTGGAATCAGGGATCGAACTCACAAGCCCAGACTCCATCGCCGCACTGGTCAATGGATTGGCAGGCCAACAGCTGGACACCGTGATTCTCAATGCAGGGATGCTTCAGTCGATGGGACTGAGCGACCTGGACCCGGCTGGCATCCGCCAGCAGTTTGAAGTGAATGCTCTTGCTCCTCTTTTACTTGCCAGGGATCTGATTCCGTTGATGCCTGAGGGTTCGAAACTGGTGCTGATGACCAGCCGGATGGGTTCGATCGAAGACAACAGCTCTGGGGGCTCCTACGGCTACAGGATGTCAAAAGTGGCACTGAACATCGCTGGAAAATCGCTTGCGGTTGACCTGCAGAGCCGAGGCATTGCCGTGGCGATTCTTCATCCTGGACTGGTGAAGACTCGCATGGTCAGATACAACCCCAACGGCATCAGCCCCGCTGAATCTGTCAAAGGACTGCTTGCCCGAATTGACGAACTGAATCTCAAGAACAGCGGCGGTTTCTGGCACGCCAATGGTTCAGTGCTGCCCTGGTGA
- a CDS encoding J domain-containing protein — translation MGFDPRQWSSSSSTRDDRNRQNHAERVTSNVEALLRENDALRREVQRLHQQLDRLRRQHWQRPQHDDNPDWNRQQPSALVSSEQVQRWGDSLAMQPGWSVLRQHGLELLIDQLNRSSFHSQLSLSQRLDRVVSGLGTDLLAAVGSKPTKKTAAVLASFALYGVRASEWLDEDPRRVVEELRQRHRQRQDHQRAGGSHGRRTRSDQRATDREPTGQAQRGSDDARSAALSILGLQTNASQEEIKQAFRMLVKQHHPDLGGSADAFHRVNDAYQLLMA, via the coding sequence ATGGGCTTTGATCCGCGCCAGTGGTCGTCCTCATCGTCAACCCGTGACGATCGGAACCGTCAGAACCATGCTGAACGGGTCACCAGCAATGTGGAAGCTTTGCTGCGGGAAAACGATGCCTTGCGCAGGGAGGTGCAGCGCTTGCATCAGCAGCTCGATCGCTTGCGCCGGCAGCACTGGCAGCGACCCCAGCACGATGACAATCCTGATTGGAACCGGCAGCAACCATCGGCCCTCGTGAGTTCAGAGCAGGTTCAGCGCTGGGGAGATTCCCTGGCGATGCAGCCGGGTTGGAGCGTGCTGCGTCAGCATGGCCTTGAACTGCTGATTGATCAGCTCAATCGCAGCAGCTTTCACTCTCAGCTCAGCCTGAGCCAGAGGCTCGACCGCGTGGTCAGTGGTCTTGGCACTGATCTGCTGGCTGCCGTTGGGTCAAAGCCCACCAAGAAAACAGCGGCGGTGCTGGCGTCATTCGCGCTGTATGGGGTGCGGGCCAGTGAATGGCTTGATGAAGATCCACGCCGTGTGGTGGAGGAACTGCGCCAACGCCATCGGCAGCGCCAGGATCATCAGCGGGCAGGCGGCAGTCATGGTCGGCGGACCCGAAGCGATCAACGGGCGACGGATCGAGAGCCAACGGGACAGGCTCAGAGAGGATCGGACGATGCGCGTTCGGCAGCCCTGTCAATCCTGGGGTTGCAGACGAACGCATCACAGGAGGAAATCAAGCAGGCATTCCGGATGCTGGTCAAACAGCATCATCCCGATCTGGGTGGATCGGCGGATGCCTTTCACCGTGTCAATGACGCCTATCAGTTGTTGATGGCCTAA
- a CDS encoding Nif11-like leader peptide family RiPP precursor produces MSKEQVKAFLEKVKGDVSLQEKLKAAADSDAVVAIAQEAGFMVSADELKNAQSELSEEELEGAAGGGYYSGGVKCTLGEVVCKGRVQ; encoded by the coding sequence ATGTCCAAAGAGCAAGTAAAAGCATTCCTGGAAAAGGTCAAAGGTGACGTCAGCCTTCAGGAGAAGCTCAAAGCTGCAGCTGATTCTGATGCTGTTGTTGCGATTGCTCAAGAAGCAGGTTTTATGGTTTCTGCTGACGAGTTGAAGAACGCCCAATCAGAGCTTTCTGAAGAGGAGCTGGAAGGAGCGGCTGGGGGAGGTTATTATTCTGGGGGCGTCAAATGTACTCTGGGGGAGGTGGTTTGTAAGGGTAGGGTGCAGTGA
- a CDS encoding NAD(P)/FAD-dependent oxidoreductase, which produces MHIAVVGGGVTGLFTALVLQQRGYGVTVFDTTTRPHSADYGLCLSPAAQLTPLLCGLVDFTQALLTAGLSQSETLFFDADSIDGNTEESSSGLITPLQIRSSMLLGLLRSSLQPQTIIPDVVLQGVHQQRGRIELEFAGRRGWQGELLIAADGLHSRTLDLLEVERPLIDLGQRFWRALADDGSVLRGGVFHRYGSHDTLRLTAFDVGPDPCGCEQTHWCLFVASPAVRRSERLESVTQRSFPPGALQGLPESIVQMIQSTDPSSITTGRIMDAEPLDQLVYGNVALLGDAAHPMAPTQARGVSSGFEDAVVLADSLDRHRHDLEAALGDFQQRRLPVVKQQQRLSRQEQEVA; this is translated from the coding sequence GTGCACATTGCTGTTGTTGGAGGCGGAGTAACAGGACTTTTCACGGCGCTTGTTCTTCAGCAGCGTGGTTATGGGGTCACGGTGTTTGACACCACCACCAGGCCTCATTCGGCTGACTACGGACTCTGTCTCTCGCCTGCTGCGCAGCTCACACCTCTTCTGTGTGGGTTGGTCGACTTCACCCAGGCACTGTTGACGGCTGGGCTGAGCCAGTCAGAAACCCTGTTTTTTGATGCTGACTCGATTGATGGCAACACAGAAGAGTCAAGCAGTGGGTTGATCACTCCGCTGCAGATTCGCAGCAGCATGTTGCTGGGGTTGTTGAGATCCAGTCTCCAGCCGCAGACGATCATTCCCGATGTTGTTCTTCAAGGGGTCCATCAGCAACGTGGGCGGATTGAACTGGAGTTTGCAGGTCGTCGCGGCTGGCAAGGTGAGCTTCTGATTGCTGCCGATGGACTGCATTCCAGAACGTTGGATCTCCTCGAGGTCGAGCGGCCTCTGATCGATCTGGGGCAACGCTTCTGGCGAGCTCTGGCGGACGACGGTTCAGTGCTGCGTGGTGGTGTGTTTCATCGCTACGGCAGTCATGACACCCTTCGACTCACTGCCTTTGATGTCGGACCGGATCCCTGTGGCTGCGAGCAGACCCATTGGTGCCTGTTCGTTGCATCTCCAGCCGTTCGGAGATCGGAGAGGTTGGAATCAGTCACTCAGCGATCGTTTCCGCCTGGTGCCTTGCAAGGATTGCCTGAGTCCATCGTGCAGATGATCCAGTCGACAGATCCCAGCAGCATTACGACAGGCAGGATTATGGATGCTGAACCGCTGGACCAGCTGGTGTACGGGAACGTTGCACTGTTGGGTGATGCGGCTCATCCAATGGCCCCCACTCAGGCGCGTGGTGTCAGCAGTGGATTCGAGGATGCGGTTGTGTTGGCTGACAGTCTTGATCGGCACAGGCATGATCTGGAAGCGGCTCTGGGTGATTTTCAGCAGCGACGCCTCCCGGTTGTGAAGCAGCAGCAAAGACTCAGTCGACAAGAGCAGGAGGTGGCCTGA
- a CDS encoding Nif11-like leader peptide family RiPP precursor: MSAENFRSFVSALKSDTKLQQTLKDRLGQEKTQEAMLSVADEAGFSFEVSHVFEAGPQLSEKELEGISGGGDLQGGAGLTQKFGV, encoded by the coding sequence ATGTCTGCAGAAAATTTCAGGAGTTTTGTGTCTGCGCTGAAGAGTGACACCAAGCTGCAGCAGACACTCAAGGATCGTCTCGGTCAAGAGAAAACCCAGGAGGCAATGCTTTCTGTTGCCGATGAGGCTGGATTCAGCTTCGAGGTGTCTCATGTCTTCGAAGCAGGCCCTCAGTTGAGCGAGAAGGAACTGGAGGGCATCAGCGGAGGTGGAGATCTCCAGGGTGGCGCCGGGCTTACTCAAAAGTTCGGTGTCTGA
- a CDS encoding DUF3598 family protein: MHDPRAALLQHNSGHWQGCFIRLGGSGTEEDRFPTSLQVQERGGVIENCLTYRSTGQQRSMNFEDVPFTMQVDSDGSWSLGPSAITPLAWVGELSVVHGEERRRVVARHGFHGLDQVVYIVETKAGGEPTTPSQPLQCITRTSGNWMIWQPEPNVELLLDARDRQMGDATACGLRWISPQGQTHQIVRRYDASGYLENLSETELWG, encoded by the coding sequence ATGCACGACCCACGCGCCGCTCTGCTGCAGCACAACAGCGGACACTGGCAGGGTTGCTTCATACGGCTGGGAGGCAGCGGCACAGAGGAAGATCGTTTCCCGACATCGCTGCAGGTGCAGGAGCGCGGTGGTGTGATTGAAAACTGCCTCACCTACCGCTCCACCGGTCAGCAGCGATCGATGAATTTCGAAGACGTGCCCTTCACCATGCAGGTGGATTCAGATGGAAGTTGGTCACTCGGCCCGAGTGCGATCACTCCACTCGCCTGGGTGGGAGAACTGAGCGTCGTCCATGGCGAAGAACGGCGGAGAGTTGTTGCTCGCCATGGATTCCATGGTCTCGATCAGGTGGTCTACATCGTTGAAACGAAAGCAGGTGGCGAACCCACAACACCATCCCAACCACTGCAGTGCATAACAAGGACCAGCGGCAACTGGATGATCTGGCAACCAGAGCCGAATGTTGAGCTGTTGCTCGATGCAAGAGATCGGCAGATGGGAGATGCCACGGCCTGTGGCCTGCGCTGGATCAGTCCTCAGGGTCAGACCCATCAGATCGTGCGGCGCTACGACGCCAGCGGATACCTCGAGAACCTCTCGGAAACAGAGCTCTGGGGATGA
- a CDS encoding chlorophyll a/b-binding protein: MSSSASAQDQWYQEAAASQIKGERLVRAELLNGRVAMLGFVVGVLTEALTGHGIVSQITFGVLGLS; encoded by the coding sequence ATGAGCTCCTCAGCCTCCGCCCAGGATCAGTGGTACCAGGAAGCAGCCGCTAGCCAGATCAAGGGAGAGCGTCTGGTTCGTGCAGAACTGCTGAATGGTCGCGTTGCCATGCTCGGCTTCGTTGTCGGTGTACTCACCGAAGCACTGACCGGTCACGGCATCGTCAGTCAGATCACCTTCGGTGTACTGGGCCTCAGCTGA